Proteins encoded within one genomic window of Cucumis sativus cultivar 9930 chromosome 3, Cucumber_9930_V3, whole genome shotgun sequence:
- the LOC101218866 gene encoding AUGMIN subunit 6 isoform X1: MTMDREKEREIELESAMYTNCLLLGLDPAVIGVGASNGTPRVGLFRHSNPKLGEQLLYFILSSLRGPAQSAKDFDKVWPIFDSAQSRDFRKVVQGIISELESQGALPRSNSRVSSLATCCGPRFVELLWQLSLHALREVHRRTFAADVASNPLPAPLTDVAFSHAATLLPVTKARIALERRRFLKNAETAVQRQAMWSNLAHEMTAEFRGLCAEEAYLQQELEKLHDLRNKVKLEGELWDDLVSSSSQNSHLVSKATRLWESILARKSQHEVLASGPIEDLIAHREHRYRISGSSLRAAMDQSSQVPYTDVLASQSSDLDSVFVDDKDQSDKSYASSQVSDDSVSWMDDRSGRVHPTVDVAEIIRRWTHALQRIHKQSLHLAKANDGEGPEILRGAHDGGTSGHAESLSATLAEHQQHLASLQVLINQLKEVAPGIQKSITECTEKVNNISLSLPPVTKHPVRSMSSPMQAQTSGRTSVSSTDEVSEVTSKMSSVQLDKVSASPTLKLPQLFSLTPNSSGKMGNTQRRHTMASQTSQVENSSENKSHDQPSSNDHINSLSQDTETSYVQNLKRSVREAALSMKYSNPEPPQEGPSDGSAEHFFVPLSGTGFSRLGPDSKGASTRSRRLSVPQIDVCVPESPAFDFNNGINFNEFTDALNDLDSLNDFDELNGFLSSSRSNTATSDGRKLVFDLDEAQDQVFSPPLLMDSSLLADSYEDLLAPLSETETAMMEH, encoded by the exons ATGACGATGGACAGGGAGAAGGAGAGGGAGATTGAGCTCGAAAGTGCAATGTACACTAACTGTTTGCTTTTAGGTCTCGATCCGGCCGTTATCGGCGTCGGAGCTTCCAACGGTACCCCTCGAGTTGGTCTTTTCCGTCACTCCAATCCAAAACTTGGCGAACAGCTCCTCTACTTCATTCTATCTTCCCTCCGAGGACCCGCTCAATCCGCCAAa GATTTCGATAAGGTTTGGCCTATCTTTGATTCCGCCCAATCCAGGGACTTCCGGAAG gtcGTGCAAGGGATCATCAGTGAGCTTGAATCTCAAGGTGCATTACCCAGGAGTAATTCGAGGGTTTCGTCTCTTGCCACCTGCTGTGGACCAAG GTTTGTTGAACTGTTGTGGCAACTTTCCTTGCATGCTTTGCGGGAGGTTCACAGACGCACTTTCGCTGCTGACGTTGCATCTAATCCACTTCCTGCACCGTTGACGGATGTAGCCTTTTCACATGCTGCTACATTACTTCCTGTGACGAAG GCTAGAATTGCacttgaaagaagaagatttctGAAGAATGCTGAAACAGCTGTGCAACGTCAAGCCATGTGGTCTAATTTGGCTCATGAAATGACTGCTGAGTTTCGTGGCCTTTGTGCTGAAGAG GCTTATCTGCAGCAAGAGCTAGAAAAACTACATGATCTAAGAAACAAAGTAAAATTGGAAGGGGAGCTGTGGGATGATCTTGTATCGAGTTCAAGTCAAAACTCACATTTAGTTTCAAAGGCTACTCGTTTGTGGGAGTCTATATTGGCACGCAAAA GTCAGCATGAAGTCCTTGCTTCAGGTCCTATAGAGGATTTGATTGCCCACCGGGAGCATAG GTATCGCATTTCTGGATCATCTCTACGTGCAGCCATGGATCAGAGCTCTCAGGTTCCTTACACGGACGTTCTGGCTAGTCAGTCAAGTGATTTAGATTCAGTGTTTGTGGATGATAAAGATCAGAGTGACAAGTCATATGCCAGCTCACAAGTAAGTGATGATTCAGTCTCATGGATGGATGATCGGAGTGGAAGAGTCCATCCCACTGTTGACGTTGCAGAAATCATAAGGCGTTGGACTCATGCTTTACAGCGTATTCATAAACAGTCACTCCATCTG GCAAAAGCTAATGATGGAGAAGGTCCTGAAATTTTAAGAGGTGCACACGATGGTGGTACAAGTGGTCATGCTGAGTCTTTGTCAGCAACTCTTGCTGAACATCAACAACACCTGGCAAGCTTACAG GTGCTCATTAATCAATTGAAGGAAGTTGCTCCAGGAATACAGAAATCAATAACAGAGTGTACAGAGAAAGTGAACAATATATCCTTAAGTCTACCTCCAGTGACCAAACATCCTGTTCGATCTATGTCATCACCTATGCAAGCACAGACTAGTGGACGAACATCG GTAAGTAGCACTGATGAGGTTTCTGAGGTGACTTCAAAAATGTCTTCTGTTCAACTTGACAAGGTGTCTGCCAGTCCTACTTTAAAGCTCCCCCAATTATTTAGTTTGACACCAAACTCTTCTGGAAAAATGGGAAATACACAAAGGCGACACACCATGGCATCTCAAACCAGCCAAGTAGAAAATTCATCTGAAAACAAATCACATGACCAGCCCTCTTCAAACGATCATATAAACAGCCTGTCACAAG ATACAGAGACTTCTTATGTTCAGAATTTAAAGAGATCAGTCAGGGAAGCTGCTCTTTCAATGAAATACAGCAATCCAGAACCACCTCAAGAAGGTCCCTCTGATGGAAGTGCAGAACACTTTTTTGTTCCTCTTTCTGGAACTGGATTTTCTCGGTTAGGCCCAGACAGTAAAGGAGCTTCCACAAGGAGTAGAAGGCTGTCTGTTCCTCAAATAGATGTTTGTGTGCCTGAGAGTCCTGCTTTTGACTTTAATAATGGAATCAATTTCAATGAATTTACTGATGCATTGAATGATCTGGATTCTCTTAACGACTTTGATGAATTAAATgggtttctttcttcttctcgaTCAAATACTGCAACCTCAGATGGTcgaaaattagtttttgacCTCGATGAAGCTCAGGATCAAGTATTCTCACCACCTTTGCTGATGGACTCATCACTTTTAGCGGATTCTTATGAGGATCTACTTG CTCCCCTATCTGAAACAGAAACTGCAATGATGGAACATTAA
- the LOC101218866 gene encoding AUGMIN subunit 6 isoform X2, with product MYELVVTYKVAFQIVNGPILKTSNTGLVVTETARIALERRRFLKNAETAVQRQAMWSNLAHEMTAEFRGLCAEEAYLQQELEKLHDLRNKVKLEGELWDDLVSSSSQNSHLVSKATRLWESILARKSQHEVLASGPIEDLIAHREHRYRISGSSLRAAMDQSSQVPYTDVLASQSSDLDSVFVDDKDQSDKSYASSQVSDDSVSWMDDRSGRVHPTVDVAEIIRRWTHALQRIHKQSLHLAKANDGEGPEILRGAHDGGTSGHAESLSATLAEHQQHLASLQVLINQLKEVAPGIQKSITECTEKVNNISLSLPPVTKHPVRSMSSPMQAQTSGRTSVSSTDEVSEVTSKMSSVQLDKVSASPTLKLPQLFSLTPNSSGKMGNTQRRHTMASQTSQVENSSENKSHDQPSSNDHINSLSQDTETSYVQNLKRSVREAALSMKYSNPEPPQEGPSDGSAEHFFVPLSGTGFSRLGPDSKGASTRSRRLSVPQIDVCVPESPAFDFNNGINFNEFTDALNDLDSLNDFDELNGFLSSSRSNTATSDGRKLVFDLDEAQDQVFSPPLLMDSSLLADSYEDLLAPLSETETAMMEH from the exons ATGTATGAATTAGTTGTCACATACAAAGTGGCTTTCCAGATTGTTAATGGACCTATATTGAAAACATCCAATACAGGCCTTGTAGTAACGGAAACA GCTAGAATTGCacttgaaagaagaagatttctGAAGAATGCTGAAACAGCTGTGCAACGTCAAGCCATGTGGTCTAATTTGGCTCATGAAATGACTGCTGAGTTTCGTGGCCTTTGTGCTGAAGAG GCTTATCTGCAGCAAGAGCTAGAAAAACTACATGATCTAAGAAACAAAGTAAAATTGGAAGGGGAGCTGTGGGATGATCTTGTATCGAGTTCAAGTCAAAACTCACATTTAGTTTCAAAGGCTACTCGTTTGTGGGAGTCTATATTGGCACGCAAAA GTCAGCATGAAGTCCTTGCTTCAGGTCCTATAGAGGATTTGATTGCCCACCGGGAGCATAG GTATCGCATTTCTGGATCATCTCTACGTGCAGCCATGGATCAGAGCTCTCAGGTTCCTTACACGGACGTTCTGGCTAGTCAGTCAAGTGATTTAGATTCAGTGTTTGTGGATGATAAAGATCAGAGTGACAAGTCATATGCCAGCTCACAAGTAAGTGATGATTCAGTCTCATGGATGGATGATCGGAGTGGAAGAGTCCATCCCACTGTTGACGTTGCAGAAATCATAAGGCGTTGGACTCATGCTTTACAGCGTATTCATAAACAGTCACTCCATCTG GCAAAAGCTAATGATGGAGAAGGTCCTGAAATTTTAAGAGGTGCACACGATGGTGGTACAAGTGGTCATGCTGAGTCTTTGTCAGCAACTCTTGCTGAACATCAACAACACCTGGCAAGCTTACAG GTGCTCATTAATCAATTGAAGGAAGTTGCTCCAGGAATACAGAAATCAATAACAGAGTGTACAGAGAAAGTGAACAATATATCCTTAAGTCTACCTCCAGTGACCAAACATCCTGTTCGATCTATGTCATCACCTATGCAAGCACAGACTAGTGGACGAACATCG GTAAGTAGCACTGATGAGGTTTCTGAGGTGACTTCAAAAATGTCTTCTGTTCAACTTGACAAGGTGTCTGCCAGTCCTACTTTAAAGCTCCCCCAATTATTTAGTTTGACACCAAACTCTTCTGGAAAAATGGGAAATACACAAAGGCGACACACCATGGCATCTCAAACCAGCCAAGTAGAAAATTCATCTGAAAACAAATCACATGACCAGCCCTCTTCAAACGATCATATAAACAGCCTGTCACAAG ATACAGAGACTTCTTATGTTCAGAATTTAAAGAGATCAGTCAGGGAAGCTGCTCTTTCAATGAAATACAGCAATCCAGAACCACCTCAAGAAGGTCCCTCTGATGGAAGTGCAGAACACTTTTTTGTTCCTCTTTCTGGAACTGGATTTTCTCGGTTAGGCCCAGACAGTAAAGGAGCTTCCACAAGGAGTAGAAGGCTGTCTGTTCCTCAAATAGATGTTTGTGTGCCTGAGAGTCCTGCTTTTGACTTTAATAATGGAATCAATTTCAATGAATTTACTGATGCATTGAATGATCTGGATTCTCTTAACGACTTTGATGAATTAAATgggtttctttcttcttctcgaTCAAATACTGCAACCTCAGATGGTcgaaaattagtttttgacCTCGATGAAGCTCAGGATCAAGTATTCTCACCACCTTTGCTGATGGACTCATCACTTTTAGCGGATTCTTATGAGGATCTACTTG CTCCCCTATCTGAAACAGAAACTGCAATGATGGAACATTAA